A DNA window from Candidatus Izemoplasma sp. contains the following coding sequences:
- a CDS encoding TMEM165/GDT1 family protein, with the protein MFLDIMTVFSIIFIAELGDKSQILAMSFATKYRLKHVLIGVFIGILINHLFAVLIGIFLGTVIVSHYITYLVGVVFITFSYLTLFDRGEDVSSKRSNYGPIVTISLAFFLGELGDKTQLATMAFASNSDTPFLILFGSVSAMLFVSYLGILIGQKLGEKVPDYYIRIASSALFIGYGLMKLFEAYDATNIPPLTYTMIISLIVITYFVILARSIVIYRQEELTVFQRVAKHLHDYNMAMESALDVICLGEDYCGVCKGKDCIIGHTKFLIEQSKKGKAIDVTNLSRKIFKDVAPEDILKAIDITLEEIKDHWDDPDFHILHLIRHNLDHLLFQEDIDVSTYEEYKTTIDNYKKHLNQKI; encoded by the coding sequence ATGTTTTTAGATATTATGACAGTATTTAGCATCATCTTTATAGCTGAGTTGGGTGATAAATCACAAATACTAGCCATGTCATTCGCGACAAAATACCGTCTTAAACACGTTTTGATTGGTGTCTTTATTGGTATTTTAATTAACCATCTATTTGCTGTATTAATCGGAATCTTTTTAGGTACTGTTATCGTGAGTCATTATATTACCTACTTAGTAGGTGTTGTATTTATTACCTTTTCATATCTCACTTTGTTTGACCGCGGTGAAGATGTTTCATCAAAACGTTCTAATTATGGACCAATCGTTACGATATCACTTGCCTTCTTCTTAGGCGAACTAGGAGATAAAACACAACTTGCGACAATGGCGTTCGCAAGTAATAGCGATACACCATTTCTGATTTTATTTGGATCTGTTAGTGCGATGCTTTTTGTATCTTATTTAGGTATACTTATTGGACAAAAACTGGGTGAAAAAGTCCCGGATTATTATATACGTATCGCATCAAGTGCATTATTTATTGGCTATGGGTTAATGAAACTTTTCGAAGCGTATGATGCGACCAATATCCCACCTCTAACCTATACTATGATAATCAGTCTAATCGTCATAACATATTTTGTCATTTTAGCACGCAGTATTGTGATTTACCGTCAAGAAGAGCTAACTGTCTTCCAACGTGTCGCAAAACATTTACATGACTATAATATGGCCATGGAGAGTGCCTTGGATGTCATATGCCTTGGTGAAGATTACTGTGGCGTTTGTAAAGGTAAGGACTGTATCATAGGTCATACTAAATTCTTGATCGAACAATCGAAAAAAGGTAAAGCGATTGATGTCACGAACTTAAGTCGTAAGATCTTTAAAGATGTTGCTCCTGAAGACATCCTAAAAGCAATTGATATTACGTTAGAAGAAATTAAAGACCATTGGGATGATCCCGATTTCCATATTCTTCATCTTATACGACATAATCTCGATCATTTA